A region from the Gossypium hirsutum isolate 1008001.06 chromosome A08, Gossypium_hirsutum_v2.1, whole genome shotgun sequence genome encodes:
- the LOC107920686 gene encoding CBL-interacting serine/threonine-protein kinase 21 isoform X3 yields the protein MGLATTIGKYQLGRTIGEGTFAKVKLAVDTTNGHHVAIKIIDKAMVLESNLKYQVQSEIRTMKLLHHPNVVRIYEVIGSKTKIYIIMEYISGGQLSDKLSYAKKLSEPEGRKVFQQLIDAVDHCHGKGVYHRDLKPENLLLDSKGNLKVTDFGLSALRKPGDMLTTACGSPCYVAPEISGAEYTCPPWFTGPQRKLIARILDPNPKRRITIPEIIEDAWFQTDYTPSCGYEYEGKIDLDDVSVTFDTVEEQNAEMKTHKFSNFINAFQLIAMSHDLDLSGLFEGQDGKRQRTTIGSKHTVNETIKKIEAAAMDVSLSVERMNSFKMKIHPKQKMTRCCRSSYDLSAEVIVVAPTNCVVEISKSAGELAVYKEFCKSLSSLLIEKSDASSQIQGSKTITNSTSILMNECSKEEKDRTKDQRGYFSS from the exons ATGGGGCTTGCAACAACTATAGGTAAGTATCAGCTAGGTAGAACTATTGGAGAAGGTACCTTTGCCAAGGTCAAGCTGGCTGTGGATACCACCAACGGTCATCATGTTGCCATCAAGATTATCGATAAGGCCATGGTGCTGGAAAGCAATCTCAAGTATCAG GTACAAAGCGAGATCCGGACCATGAAGCTTCTACATCACCCCAATGTTGTAAGAATATATGAG GTTATTGGCTCCAAGACGAAGATATACATAATAATGGAGTACATATCAGGAGGGCAACTTTCAGACAAATTG TCTTATGCTAAAAAATTGAGTGAACCAGAGGGAAGAAAAGTTTTCCAGCAATTAATAGATGCAGTGGACCATTGCCATGGAAAAGGAGTCTACCACAGAGATCTAAAG CCAGAGAATTTGCTTTTGGACAGTAAGGGAAACCTTAAAGTAACTGATTTTGGACTGAGTGCTCTAAGGAAG CCTGGAGATATGCTAACTACAGCGTGTGGCTCGCCATGCTACGTAGCACCGGAG ATATCTGGAGCAGAATACACATGTCCGCCATGGTTTACAGGACCTCAGAGGAAGCTGATTGCGCGAATACTTGATCCGAATCCAAAAAGG AGGATAACAATTCCAGAAATCATTGAAGATGCATGGTTTCAAACAGATTATACGCCTTCGTGCGGCTATGAATACGAAGGGAAAATAGACCTGGATGATGTTAGTGTCACCTTTGATACAGTTGAG GAACAAAACGCAGAGATGAAGACCCACAAATTCTCAAATTTCATAAATGCATTTCAGTTGATAGCAATGTCACATGATCTGGATTTATCAGGTCTCTTTGAAGGACAG GATGGCAAAAGGCAGAGAACCACAATTGGATCCAAGCATACAGTTAATGAAACCATAAAGAAAATAGAAGCCGCTGCAATGGATGTGAGTCTGTCGGTTGAAAGGATGAATAGTTTCAAG ATGAAAATTCATCCAAAACAGAAGATGACTAGATGTTGTAGATCATCGTATGACCTATCAGCTGAG GTAATTGTGGTTGCTCCAACAAATTGTGTTGTAGAAATATCAAAATCGGCAGGAGAATTAGCAGTTTACAAAGAG TTCTGCAAGAGTTTGTCAAGTCTGCTGATAGAGAAATCAGATGCCTCATCACAAATTCAAGGGTCCAAGACAATCACCAACAGCACTAGTATACTAATGAATGAATG CTCCAAAGAAGAAAAAGACAGAACAAAAGACCAGCGAGGATATTTCTCCTCATGA
- the LOC107920686 gene encoding CBL-interacting serine/threonine-protein kinase 21 isoform X2, which translates to MGLATTIGKYQLGRTIGEGTFAKVKLAVDTTNGHHVAIKIIDKAMVLESNLKYQVQSEIRTMKLLHHPNVVRIYEVIGSKTKIYIIMEYISGGQLSDKLSYAKKLSEPEGRKVFQQLIDAVDHCHGKGVYHRDLKPENLLLDSKGNLKVTDFGLSALRKPGDMLTTACGSPCYVAPELLANKGYDGATADIWSCGVILFELLAGYLPFDDRNLVVLYKKISGAEYTCPPWFTGPQRKLIARILDPNPKRRITIPEIIEDAWFQTDYTPSCGYEYEGKIDLDDVSVTFDTVEEQNAEMKTHKFSNFINAFQLIAMSHDLDLSGLFEGQDGKRQRTTIGSKHTVNETIKKIEAAAMDVSLSVERMNSFKVIVVAPTNCVVEISKSAGELAVYKEFCKSLSSLLIEKSDASSQIQGSKTITNSTSILMNECSKEEKDRTKDQRGYFSS; encoded by the exons ATGGGGCTTGCAACAACTATAGGTAAGTATCAGCTAGGTAGAACTATTGGAGAAGGTACCTTTGCCAAGGTCAAGCTGGCTGTGGATACCACCAACGGTCATCATGTTGCCATCAAGATTATCGATAAGGCCATGGTGCTGGAAAGCAATCTCAAGTATCAG GTACAAAGCGAGATCCGGACCATGAAGCTTCTACATCACCCCAATGTTGTAAGAATATATGAG GTTATTGGCTCCAAGACGAAGATATACATAATAATGGAGTACATATCAGGAGGGCAACTTTCAGACAAATTG TCTTATGCTAAAAAATTGAGTGAACCAGAGGGAAGAAAAGTTTTCCAGCAATTAATAGATGCAGTGGACCATTGCCATGGAAAAGGAGTCTACCACAGAGATCTAAAG CCAGAGAATTTGCTTTTGGACAGTAAGGGAAACCTTAAAGTAACTGATTTTGGACTGAGTGCTCTAAGGAAG CCTGGAGATATGCTAACTACAGCGTGTGGCTCGCCATGCTACGTAGCACCGGAG CTACTTGCAAATAAGGGCTATGATGGAGCAACTGCTGATATTTGGTCTTGTGGTGTCATCCTTTTTGAACTGCTTGCTGGCTACTTACCATTTGATGATCGTAATCTTGTTGTTTTATACAAGAAG ATATCTGGAGCAGAATACACATGTCCGCCATGGTTTACAGGACCTCAGAGGAAGCTGATTGCGCGAATACTTGATCCGAATCCAAAAAGG AGGATAACAATTCCAGAAATCATTGAAGATGCATGGTTTCAAACAGATTATACGCCTTCGTGCGGCTATGAATACGAAGGGAAAATAGACCTGGATGATGTTAGTGTCACCTTTGATACAGTTGAG GAACAAAACGCAGAGATGAAGACCCACAAATTCTCAAATTTCATAAATGCATTTCAGTTGATAGCAATGTCACATGATCTGGATTTATCAGGTCTCTTTGAAGGACAG GATGGCAAAAGGCAGAGAACCACAATTGGATCCAAGCATACAGTTAATGAAACCATAAAGAAAATAGAAGCCGCTGCAATGGATGTGAGTCTGTCGGTTGAAAGGATGAATAGTTTCAAG GTAATTGTGGTTGCTCCAACAAATTGTGTTGTAGAAATATCAAAATCGGCAGGAGAATTAGCAGTTTACAAAGAG TTCTGCAAGAGTTTGTCAAGTCTGCTGATAGAGAAATCAGATGCCTCATCACAAATTCAAGGGTCCAAGACAATCACCAACAGCACTAGTATACTAATGAATGAATG CTCCAAAGAAGAAAAAGACAGAACAAAAGACCAGCGAGGATATTTCTCCTCATGA
- the LOC107920686 gene encoding CBL-interacting serine/threonine-protein kinase 21 isoform X1 → MGLATTIGKYQLGRTIGEGTFAKVKLAVDTTNGHHVAIKIIDKAMVLESNLKYQVQSEIRTMKLLHHPNVVRIYEVIGSKTKIYIIMEYISGGQLSDKLSYAKKLSEPEGRKVFQQLIDAVDHCHGKGVYHRDLKPENLLLDSKGNLKVTDFGLSALRKPGDMLTTACGSPCYVAPELLANKGYDGATADIWSCGVILFELLAGYLPFDDRNLVVLYKKISGAEYTCPPWFTGPQRKLIARILDPNPKRRITIPEIIEDAWFQTDYTPSCGYEYEGKIDLDDVSVTFDTVEEQNAEMKTHKFSNFINAFQLIAMSHDLDLSGLFEGQDGKRQRTTIGSKHTVNETIKKIEAAAMDVSLSVERMNSFKMKIHPKQKMTRCCRSSYDLSAEVIVVAPTNCVVEISKSAGELAVYKEFCKSLSSLLIEKSDASSQIQGSKTITNSTSILMNECSKEEKDRTKDQRGYFSS, encoded by the exons ATGGGGCTTGCAACAACTATAGGTAAGTATCAGCTAGGTAGAACTATTGGAGAAGGTACCTTTGCCAAGGTCAAGCTGGCTGTGGATACCACCAACGGTCATCATGTTGCCATCAAGATTATCGATAAGGCCATGGTGCTGGAAAGCAATCTCAAGTATCAG GTACAAAGCGAGATCCGGACCATGAAGCTTCTACATCACCCCAATGTTGTAAGAATATATGAG GTTATTGGCTCCAAGACGAAGATATACATAATAATGGAGTACATATCAGGAGGGCAACTTTCAGACAAATTG TCTTATGCTAAAAAATTGAGTGAACCAGAGGGAAGAAAAGTTTTCCAGCAATTAATAGATGCAGTGGACCATTGCCATGGAAAAGGAGTCTACCACAGAGATCTAAAG CCAGAGAATTTGCTTTTGGACAGTAAGGGAAACCTTAAAGTAACTGATTTTGGACTGAGTGCTCTAAGGAAG CCTGGAGATATGCTAACTACAGCGTGTGGCTCGCCATGCTACGTAGCACCGGAG CTACTTGCAAATAAGGGCTATGATGGAGCAACTGCTGATATTTGGTCTTGTGGTGTCATCCTTTTTGAACTGCTTGCTGGCTACTTACCATTTGATGATCGTAATCTTGTTGTTTTATACAAGAAG ATATCTGGAGCAGAATACACATGTCCGCCATGGTTTACAGGACCTCAGAGGAAGCTGATTGCGCGAATACTTGATCCGAATCCAAAAAGG AGGATAACAATTCCAGAAATCATTGAAGATGCATGGTTTCAAACAGATTATACGCCTTCGTGCGGCTATGAATACGAAGGGAAAATAGACCTGGATGATGTTAGTGTCACCTTTGATACAGTTGAG GAACAAAACGCAGAGATGAAGACCCACAAATTCTCAAATTTCATAAATGCATTTCAGTTGATAGCAATGTCACATGATCTGGATTTATCAGGTCTCTTTGAAGGACAG GATGGCAAAAGGCAGAGAACCACAATTGGATCCAAGCATACAGTTAATGAAACCATAAAGAAAATAGAAGCCGCTGCAATGGATGTGAGTCTGTCGGTTGAAAGGATGAATAGTTTCAAG ATGAAAATTCATCCAAAACAGAAGATGACTAGATGTTGTAGATCATCGTATGACCTATCAGCTGAG GTAATTGTGGTTGCTCCAACAAATTGTGTTGTAGAAATATCAAAATCGGCAGGAGAATTAGCAGTTTACAAAGAG TTCTGCAAGAGTTTGTCAAGTCTGCTGATAGAGAAATCAGATGCCTCATCACAAATTCAAGGGTCCAAGACAATCACCAACAGCACTAGTATACTAATGAATGAATG CTCCAAAGAAGAAAAAGACAGAACAAAAGACCAGCGAGGATATTTCTCCTCATGA